ACAACATGGTGATGGGGACCGccccaaaatttgatttttagcatgaGTTTAACCAATAAGATTTCTACATTTCGGACGATGGAGAACGAAATTCTAAAGGCGTCGAGAATCTTGCTTCCTCCCCCACCTTTCTCATCGTCCTAGAAATTTCATGACAAAAAAACCCTCCCACGTGTTGAAGCCACATCCCCCCGCTTTCTCTTTCTCCACTTCTATAAATACACTACCGGTTCGTGTATGATCTCTGTACTTGTGCTTGTGCTCCTAGTGATAGAGTTGAGATGAAGATCGATCAGCCAATTAAGACGGCGAACTCGGGAGGAGGGGGCAACGCGTTTGCTCACCTGGGGTCGGTGGTTGCGGGCATGATGTTCGCTTGGGCGATCCTGCAGCAGTTCCTGCCGCCTGACCTCCGGGCCTACGTCACGAAGTACTCGCAGCGCTTCTTACGCTACGTGTACCCCTATATACAGATCACCTTCAACGAGTACACGGGGGAGCGGCTCATGCGCAGCGAGGCCTACTTGGCCATCGAGAACTACCTCAGCTCAGCAGCCACCACGCAGGCCAAGCGGCTCAAGGGCGACCTGGTCAAGAACAACCAGTCCCTGGTGGTGAGCATGGACGACCATGAGGAGGTCTCCGACAAGCACAACGGCGTTAAGCTCTGGTGGGCTTCTGGCAAAAAAGAATCGAGGAGGCGGGCATCGTCTTTCCACGCCGATGGGGTCGATGAGAGCGGGTACGAGTTACATTCACTCAGTTTTGCTTGGCTATGCATTGTTGGTCGCGTCTCTGTTTTGTCTCTCCTTGAACAATTTGGTTGGCCATATCATGCAGGTATTACAAGCTGACCTTCCACAAGGCGCAAAGGGACCTCATCCTCGGGCCATACCTGAGGCATGTCCTGAAACAGGGCAAGGAGATCAGGTTCCAGAACCGGCAGCGGAAGCTCTACACGAACAACAACTGGTACTGGACCCACGTCGTGTTCGAGCACCCGGCTAATTTCAAAACCCTTGCCATGGACCCCAGCGAGAAGCAAGAGATCATCAACGACCTCATCACCTTCAGCAAGAACGAGGAGTTCTATGCACGAATCGGCAGGGCCTGGAAGCGTGGGTACCTGCTGTTCGGCCCCCCCGGGACCGGCAAGTCGACGATGATCGCCGCGATGGCGAACCTCCTGAACTACGACATCTACGACCTCGAGCTCACTGCGGTGAAGGACAACACGTCGCTGAGGAGGCTCCTGATCGAGACGTCGAGCAAGTCGATCATCGTGATCGAGGACATTGACTGCTCGCTGGACCTGACGGGCCAGAGGAAGAAGGCGGCAAAAGTGGAGGAGGTGAAGGATGGCGAGGCGAGTAACCAGGCGAAGCGGGCAGAGAAGGATCCGGACGGCGAGAAGGCGAGCAGGGTCACGCTCTCGGGGCTCCTGAACTTCATCGACGGCCTGTGGTCGTCGTGCGGCGGAGAGAGGCTGCTCGTCTTCACGACGAACCACATCGAGAAGCTCGACCCGGCGCTGATAAGGAAGGGCCGGATGGACAAGCACGTGGAGCTGTCGTATTGCCGGTTCGAGGCGTTCAAGGTCCTGGCCAAGAACTACCTGGAAATCGACACCCACCCCCTGTTCGACCATATCGGGAAGCTGTTGAACGAGGTCGACCTGACGCCCGCCGACGTGGCCGAGCACCTGATGCCCAAGAGCGCCTCCAACAACGTCGAGGTTTGCTTGGAGAGCCTGGTCGAAGCACTTGAGGAGGCAAAGACGGCGAAGTTGAAGGGTGAAGAGGGCACGGAGGAAGTGAAGACGGAAACAAAAGATCTGGTGTTTGTGTCGGGGTCGCCGGAGGGCGACTAAGCAAAACCAGAGTGACGGAGCTGGTTTAGCAAGAATCGATCTGATTTTCCTTTACGTTTCCTTTCGGTTTCTCTTGCTTgtccaaataaaaaagaagagataggCTTAGCTAGCCAGGTTGCGAGCCTTCAAGTTCTCGTTCAGGAGGCTAGTGAGAATTTCATTCTTGTACTATGCCCCCAATCCTCTTGTTTATAAAAGGCCTTTGGAATGTCTAGCGGAAATCCCTGTCCTAGCGTATGTACTTTTACATTCCTAGTACTGTCGAATCGAATGAAGGGATTAGGGGCTGCGACTATGAAACCAGTCCCACTTCAGCTTATGAATCGCATCTGTTTCTGCTCGACATCGTTCGGGTATTTTTGGCCGAGGGACGTCATACAGGGTCCAGCAAGCAAATTGAACCATAGAAATCGTGTGTATTTTTAGCCTCTCTCTAACGATGgccaaaaaaacaaagtaaaaaagatAACCTCAGTTTTtccaaatgaaagaaatatGAGAGAGACGGAGAGGATAGTGAAGACTCGGCCTCTAGGCTAGAAGAGACCAGAACAAGTCCAAAAGGCCTCAAGACCCAAAGACAACCCTTGAGTAATCTTTGATTATGATAAAAAGTGAGAAGAAATCCGAACCAAGTACGGTTGTGTAAGATGGATAAGGAGTGGGGCTCAGGCTTTGGGCTCAATTGCGTGGAACAACACTCGAGTAATCTTTGATTTTGATAAAAGTGAGAAGAAATCCGACCCGAATTAAACCGTCTGCGCCGGCCTTGTTCATGAAGTACAGTTGTGTGAGATGGATAAGGAGTGGGCTCAGGCTTTGGGCTCAATTGGATGGACATCCTTTTTGCTTCTCACTAAACTTTCATGGGCCCCAAGGAGGTCATTACTTTGGCTAGTTGaaattcttctctttcttttttggtatatAAAGAGGCAATAGCATAAGCCTCTGATTAGGTTTGTAGAATAGACCCATAAATATTTCTGCCGTCACTCTGGGGCCGTTCGTATAAAGATCGTCACATTGGCATTCGGTGCAGGAAGTAAAGGTCCTGAGCTGGCTTAGAAATATGCCACTTGGCCACGGTTGTAACAAGGCtcaatagaaaataaaaagaaaaataaaaagaaaaggtaagttCCCCGTTTGGTATGGATGTATTAGTGGTAAGGCTATGCCATGATGTGGATCTAACTTCTCAGGAGTTTCACCACGAATGATTGGAACAcaaatcattttgaattaaaacaATTAATGACTAAAGGTTCGATTCAGGGATTGGAGTAATTGATTCGAGTAGAAGGAACTAGAGGTCAGCTATTCAAATCTAGTTAATTGAGTGTGAAAAACTAAAGGTATAAACTTAACCCATTCATAAGGTTTATATGGTATTTTGGGGGTCTTCATATAGCAAGATCACTACACTTGATCCTCTAGCTTTTTTAAAAGGAAACAAATTGCTTGCGTTGGAAATCAACATTGGGCTCAAACAAATTAGACCGTCAACAATGTTATGCATACTATGGAATGGAACATACAACACTAATTTCCTTCTCTAGTTGACATGCATAATCCACAGAGTCTTACCTTCTACCAGAAGGTAGGGCCAAGATCAGATTTGAGCACAATTGTCTTCCAAATGCACGGGTTTGTCAGAGGCATGCAGAGAAAATTACGCCCTTCTCTGTTGGCCCCCCTTGGCCTACATATGAAGGGATCTTGCGCAGCCGTAAGATGGGACCAATTTTTCTAGAGCCACATCAATCATCCTCCTATTCCTAGTAAAGCTTTTAGATTGGTATCTTacatctggaaaaaaaaaaaaaagaaagaaagaaagaaaaaaaacaacagcATTTTTTGCTACTTCCATGTCACGTATCAATGGTGCCGGACAAGTGAAATTACAGCATTCTACGTGAAAACTGGAGCCGACCCCTAGATTCTTCTATTTGAACCGATAACAATCTTTTGGTTAACCTAACCTCCTCTATTCCTTAGGACCAGTAAGATGTGGTACAGGACTATTCACCGGTTGTCCATCAATTATGCTTGCATTTAACAGGCTGTCAGAGACCAAAAGTTGGAGTATTTTTTGTTCTGGAATGTTGTTGACCTCGTCTATTCAAAGCCTGCTTGCATTTAATCTGTGTTTAGACAGGAGACATCTTTGTCTCCGGTTCCACGCAGCAGCCTTCTGTTCACATTGACAGAATCAATGGTCTTCGTTGACTCGTCGCCATCGCACTTACTTTTAATGCATGAATCTTGCGGGGAATAGGAATCTTGATGTATGCCGTCGTTCTCAGTTAAGGTTAAGCATATAGTTGGGGCAGATTGACTCTTAAAATATGGGCCAGTCAGTAATATTTGCCATCTAGTGTCGCTAAACCAATGAAGCGCTTGGCTTTCCCGAGTGAATTCAAACTTCAAAGTTCCAATAGTTTTGCCGGCCAGCTAGCACCCTTCTGTCTTCGCTCGGAGCGTTGACCAGGTTAATCGTGAGGAGGCATTATATCAAATCAACTACGACCTAGGCACCTCTCACTAGGAAAGATTTAGTTGTGCATAAAACACTCCAAACTCACATAACATTTAAGGGATAAGTATactgaaagttttaaaactcattatgaaaatgcaattcataaaacttttcaaatatACAATCAAcgaaatgacttgattatatcaatttaataagttttaggacttgattatactttttgaagtTTGTaggattcaattacacttttgttagaagttttatgacttaattgtatttttttaagttttaagatgcaattaaactttcttaacaaattttagaacttacttgcattttttaaaaaatttagggctcaattgcacttttttaatcaattttaaaacttttaatgcacttatcttgaaattttaaatattaaatcacgcttTTATATAGTatcttaagcttttaaaatagttggcGACGGTCTCATAAATACTCattaagttcaaatctttctaatCCATGTTTGTCTTCCTAAGTTTTACAGTGATTCCATAAAATTTCACACGGacaacaaactaaaaaaaaaaaaaaaaaagatattcatAAAAGACTTGTGACTAGCTATCGATGAGCCAAAAAGATCAATCCCCACGATCTCTTAAGAGAACTATACAACATCAATATCTATGGCTTTTATACATGTTAATCATCATTTTTTCCTTGACGGCAGTGACATATTGTTAATATGGATGGAGGTAAACTAATGAGTCATGACATTAACCAAACTTTATAAAAGAGTAGTAATTAAGTCAAGACATAACTTTGATACCCATCCAGTAATAGTAAATATCTACATAGTATGGGTCGCATGAGCAACGTACCTCTTTATTATAAACAGGTCTATATAGTCCGTACTAAAGTCGAATTGAAGAAGATACTAATGTACCAAGGCTAATCCAACCGTATCTAACTAAAACTAGTTAAAATCCAAACATTAATGGAAAGAAAACCTATAATTTGATTTATAATTCTTATATTGAAACGTGCATCAATTAAAGAAAGTACTTTCAATCATGAGATGGAAGCTGTTCGCGAAGGAGAGGGTGGACTCGTACCGAAATAATCTGATTCAGTGTACACCTGAAAAACGTGACTTTCATCGGACTAATACTTTTCCTTCACCTAGAAACTCTGTTCATACTAATGAAAAGTCAGTCAACCAATTAGAGGACTAAAAAAATCTAGAAGACAAAAGCCATGTATTATAGCTATAAATACAGGTGGCAATTGgcgtgaaagaagaagaacgaagaaAATGGAGTTTCAGGGGCTCCTGTCGCAGGAGAGATAGCACTTGCACCTGCAATGCATAAAGCAAGTGCCATCCTTCTACGACATGAAACCCTTCAACTCCTTcatccattcattttttttttcccatcgccctgaaatttttattttcttctgtgATTCAGTTAGTAATCGGCGTATACCAATAGAGGAGTTTTGAGCTGTTGTTGTTGGTTTGGTCCTCGTGGTCATCTCCTTCAAGGAGTCGCTTTGTTCATGGCATTTCTCATCTTGTTTCGCACTGCAACAGTGCAAGCATCTCTCTCCGTGAGTGCCCTCTTCCACTTGTTCCCTCACTTCCTGTCCGCATTTCGCACGTACGACTGTATCTCATCAGAACCAAAAACTAAAGCTCTCGATGCAGGTCTCTAATTCCCTCTCCATGTTCTTTGCCTTTTGAGAACTTGGATGCGAAAGGGACGATGATGTTTGGCTCTCCTTGACAGGGAAAGGATCATGCCTTATGCATGAGACCACCAAAATTGTGATTACAGCTCCAAAGGATCCGATCATTTGAGACTTGAGAGATGCAAGTTGTTAGAGAAGGAGAAAGTGGACTCGTAACTACATAACCTTCTTCAATGTACACCTGAAAAACGTGAGTTTCATCGAACTGAGTCTTTTTTCTTCATCTAGAAATACTGTTCATAATAATGAAAAGTCATTCGACCAATTAAAGTGTTGGAGGACTAAAAAGTCTCCGAGACAAAAACCATGTTTACAGCTATAAATGCAGGAGGCAATCCACAAGAGATGTCTGTTCTT
Above is a window of Eucalyptus grandis isolate ANBG69807.140 chromosome 9, ASM1654582v1, whole genome shotgun sequence DNA encoding:
- the LOC104419336 gene encoding AAA-ATPase ASD, mitochondrial, with the translated sequence MKIDQPIKTANSGGGGNAFAHLGSVVAGMMFAWAILQQFLPPDLRAYVTKYSQRFLRYVYPYIQITFNEYTGERLMRSEAYLAIENYLSSAATTQAKRLKGDLVKNNQSLVVSMDDHEEVSDKHNGVKLWWASGKKESRRRASSFHADGVDESGYYKLTFHKAQRDLILGPYLRHVLKQGKEIRFQNRQRKLYTNNNWYWTHVVFEHPANFKTLAMDPSEKQEIINDLITFSKNEEFYARIGRAWKRGYLLFGPPGTGKSTMIAAMANLLNYDIYDLELTAVKDNTSLRRLLIETSSKSIIVIEDIDCSLDLTGQRKKAAKVEEVKDGEASNQAKRAEKDPDGEKASRVTLSGLLNFIDGLWSSCGGERLLVFTTNHIEKLDPALIRKGRMDKHVELSYCRFEAFKVLAKNYLEIDTHPLFDHIGKLLNEVDLTPADVAEHLMPKSASNNVEVCLESLVEALEEAKTAKLKGEEGTEEVKTETKDLVFVSGSPEGD